The proteins below are encoded in one region of Triticum aestivum cultivar Chinese Spring chromosome 1B, IWGSC CS RefSeq v2.1, whole genome shotgun sequence:
- the LOC123109300 gene encoding trihelix transcription factor GT-3a — MDPFHHLNTAFSNPYHPLLSSSPPHPYHPPPPLPPPPAAAPADPPERERLPQWSHAETAAFLAIRADLDHSFLSTKRNKALWEAVSARLNAQGGFARTPDQCKSKWKNLVTRFKGTASDAQPEGGDHHAGAAARGSFPFHDEMRRIFDARVERARALEAKKVKGKEAAARRDPDDDGGGEGDEGEDDEEEAEMFDEEEGRADAETRGAGRKRRRKAAPARTASAGGGVEIGEVEAVLREFMRRQMEMEERWMEAAEARDAERRAREEEWRAAMVALGEERLALVRRWREREDAWRARAEEREERRHQLVAALLAKLGGDTSS, encoded by the coding sequence ATGGATCCCTTCCACCACCTCAACACCGCCTTCTCCAACCCTTACCAcccgctcctctcctcctccccgcccCACCCCTACCACCCTCCGCCCCCTCTcccgcctccgcccgccgccgcccccgccgaccCGCCCGAGCGGGAGCGCCTGCCGCAGTGGTCGCACGCCGAGACCGCCGCCTTCCTCGCCATCCGCGCCGACCTCGACCACTCCTTCCTCTCCACCAAGCGCAACAAGGCCCTCTGGGAGGCCGTCTCCGCGCGCCTCAACGCGCAGGGCGGCTTCGCGCGCACCCCCGACCAGTGCAAGTCCAAGTGGAAGAACCTCGTCACCAGGTTCAAGGGCACGGCCAGCGATGCGCAGCCGGAGGGCGGAGACCATCACgccggcgcggcggcgaggggcaGCTTCCCGTTCCACGACGAGATGAGGAGGATCTTCGACGCCAGGGTCGAGAGGGCGCGCGCATTGGAGGCCAAGAAGGTCAAGGGGAAGGAAGCCGCCGCGCGGCGCGATCCGGACGACGATGGCGGCGGAGAGGGCGACGAgggcgaggacgacgaggaggaggcggagatgTTCGACGAGGAGGAGGGCAGGGCCGATGCGGAGACGAGGGGCGCGGGGAGGAAGCGCAGGAGGAAGGCGGCGCCGGCGAGGACCGCATCAGCGGGAGGAGGAGTCGAGATTGGCGAGGTCGAGGCGGTGCTGcgggagttcatgcggcggcagaTGGAGATGGAGGAGCGGTGGATGGAGGCCGCGGAGGCTCGCGACGCCGAGCGCCGGGCGCGCGAGGAGGAGTGGCGCGCCGCCATGGTCGCGCTCGGCGAGGAACGGCTCGCGCTCGTGCGCCGCTGGCGGGAGCGCGAGGACGCGTGGAGGGCGCGCGCTGAAGAGCGAGAGGAGCGCCGGCACCAGCTCGTCGCCGCCCTGCTTGCCAAGCTCGGCGGCGACACGTCGTCCTGA